One stretch of Schlesneria sp. DSM 10557 DNA includes these proteins:
- a CDS encoding aldehyde dehydrogenase family protein: MTATLSAPPAATKFSGKTKLFINNEWCDASDGGTFDTYNPATGEVIAQVAHATPHDVDLAVKAARKALDKGPWSRIDACDRGKLMFKLADLIESNAEELARLEALNCGKTITDSRGDLNGVINTIRYYAGWADKIEGKTVPVRGNFLSYTLRQPVGVVGQIIPWNFPLLMAAWKWGPALACGNTIVMKAAEQTPLSILRVCELALEAGFPPGVINLLNGMGETTGDAMVTHPGIDKIAFTGHVDTAKLITRRAAETLKRTTFELGGKSPNVIFADCDIDQAVAGSFHAIYFHGGQCCTAGSRLFVEESIREEFVAKLAEKAKKRRIGNQLDEQTEQGPQVSQEQLDKILGYVELGQKQGAKLVTGGKRGNDGKGFFVEPTIFDNVKDEMAIATDEIFGPVVSVLSFKDADEMLERANNTQYGLAAAIWTKNIDKAHWYAKHVKAGTVWVNCYHIVDTTTPFGGFKNSGQGRENGEAALDHYTETKTVTVALAKP, encoded by the coding sequence ATGACGGCAACTCTTTCGGCTCCGCCGGCAGCGACCAAGTTTTCGGGAAAGACAAAGCTTTTCATCAATAATGAATGGTGCGATGCCTCTGATGGTGGGACGTTCGACACGTATAATCCTGCGACAGGCGAGGTGATTGCCCAGGTTGCCCATGCGACGCCTCATGACGTCGATCTGGCGGTGAAGGCCGCTCGGAAAGCTCTCGACAAGGGTCCCTGGAGTCGCATCGATGCCTGCGACCGGGGCAAGCTGATGTTCAAGCTGGCCGATCTGATCGAGTCGAACGCAGAGGAACTGGCTCGTCTCGAGGCCTTGAACTGCGGCAAGACGATCACCGATTCTCGCGGCGATCTGAACGGCGTGATCAATACCATTCGTTACTACGCCGGTTGGGCAGACAAGATCGAAGGCAAGACGGTTCCCGTTCGCGGCAACTTTCTCTCGTACACCCTGCGTCAGCCAGTCGGGGTTGTCGGCCAGATCATTCCCTGGAACTTTCCTCTGCTGATGGCCGCCTGGAAGTGGGGACCGGCACTCGCCTGCGGCAACACGATTGTGATGAAGGCGGCCGAGCAGACGCCTCTTTCGATCCTGCGTGTGTGTGAACTGGCACTGGAAGCCGGGTTCCCGCCGGGCGTCATCAATCTGCTGAATGGTATGGGGGAAACCACCGGCGACGCGATGGTGACGCATCCCGGCATCGACAAGATTGCCTTCACCGGTCATGTCGATACCGCCAAGCTGATCACCAGGCGAGCCGCCGAAACACTTAAGCGGACGACGTTTGAACTGGGTGGGAAAAGCCCCAACGTCATTTTCGCCGACTGTGATATCGATCAGGCTGTGGCGGGTTCCTTCCACGCGATTTATTTCCACGGAGGACAATGTTGTACTGCCGGCAGCCGCTTGTTTGTGGAAGAATCGATTCGCGAAGAGTTCGTCGCCAAGCTGGCTGAAAAGGCGAAGAAACGCCGAATCGGGAACCAGTTGGACGAGCAGACCGAGCAAGGACCTCAAGTCTCGCAGGAGCAACTCGACAAGATCCTGGGCTATGTGGAACTGGGGCAGAAGCAGGGGGCCAAACTCGTCACCGGTGGGAAACGTGGCAACGACGGAAAGGGCTTCTTTGTTGAGCCGACGATTTTCGACAATGTCAAAGACGAAATGGCGATTGCCACGGATGAGATCTTCGGCCCGGTCGTCAGTGTTCTTTCCTTCAAGGATGCCGACGAAATGCTGGAGCGGGCCAACAACACTCAGTACGGTCTGGCGGCCGCGATCTGGACGAAGAATATCGATAAGGCTCACTGGTACGCCAAGCACGTGAAGGCCGGAACCGTCTGGGTCAACTGCTACCATATTGTCGATACGACAACTCCGTTTGGTGGATTCAAGAACTCCGGTCAGGGGCGTGAAAACGGCGAAGCCGCGCTGGATCACTATACGGAAACCAAGACGGTCACCGTGGCACTCGCCAAGCCCTGA
- the nusB gene encoding transcription antitermination factor NusB, with protein sequence MLFQKDLNPDVSAGMIRDQIQELLDNNEQLCRFAWSLFAGTVESLKAIDKKIESVAANWKLSRMPPTDRNAIRLGAFELLYTDTPHPVVIDEALELAKSFGSAQSASFVNGILDKLVPESKRKSVPANPESRSESLGSGNV encoded by the coding sequence ATGCTGTTTCAGAAGGATCTGAATCCTGACGTTTCTGCCGGAATGATCCGCGATCAGATTCAGGAATTGCTGGACAATAATGAGCAATTGTGCCGTTTTGCCTGGAGTCTCTTTGCAGGGACGGTTGAGTCACTCAAAGCCATCGACAAGAAAATTGAGTCTGTCGCTGCCAACTGGAAGCTGAGCCGAATGCCGCCCACGGATCGAAACGCGATCCGTCTGGGAGCCTTCGAACTGCTCTATACGGACACCCCCCATCCCGTGGTGATTGACGAAGCGCTCGAACTGGCCAAGAGTTTTGGGTCGGCGCAGTCGGCCTCGTTCGTGAACGGGATCCTCGATAAACTCGTCCCCGAATCGAAGCGAAAGTCTGTGCCCGCGAACCCCGAATCCCGTTCGGAATCGCTCGGTTCAGGAAATGTCTGA
- a CDS encoding rhamnulokinase family protein, which yields MAEQVYLAIDLGAESGRVMAGLFDGQRIRLEELHRFSNGPVNLADTMRWDLLRLWSQIQVGLQKAAARFGQSIVSVGVDTWGVDFVLLSKTGEMLGQPYHYRDARTRGVMEHAFQRVPRPEIFANTGLQFMEINSLYQLLAMNESNPALVELADKFLMIPDFFHWLLSGSRVVEFTNATTSQMYHPTNQNWSLDMLRKLGLPTHMLPEVVSPGTKLGRLREDVARRSGLSRLEVVAPATHDTGAAIAAVPTERTGSANWAYISSGTWSLMGLELPHAVLTPRALELNVTNEGGIDGTYRLLKNIMGLWLVQECRKSFERNGSPYDYGLLAQVASDARPFRAFVDPDSSAFLAPHDMPEAIRDWCRKTYQEIPDTDGGLIRCALESLALKYRLVLSWLEELSGERVEVIHIVGGGTQNDLLNQFTANATGRPVITGPVEATALGNVLMQARTSGSVGSLSQIRDIVRASSSMQRYEPEHTAQWDEAYKRFTELLSRRIP from the coding sequence ATGGCGGAACAGGTATATCTGGCAATCGATCTGGGTGCTGAAAGCGGTCGCGTGATGGCCGGCTTGTTCGATGGGCAGAGGATTCGTCTGGAAGAACTGCACCGATTTTCCAATGGACCTGTCAATCTTGCTGACACCATGCGGTGGGACTTGCTGCGGTTGTGGTCGCAAATTCAGGTGGGGCTTCAGAAGGCCGCGGCGCGGTTCGGACAAAGCATTGTCTCAGTGGGGGTCGACACCTGGGGGGTCGACTTTGTGCTCTTGTCGAAAACGGGCGAGATGCTGGGCCAGCCGTACCACTATCGCGATGCCCGCACGCGCGGAGTGATGGAACACGCGTTTCAGAGGGTACCTCGCCCGGAAATTTTTGCGAACACCGGTCTCCAGTTCATGGAGATTAACTCGCTTTACCAGTTGCTGGCGATGAATGAGTCGAACCCGGCGCTGGTGGAACTGGCCGATAAATTCCTGATGATCCCCGACTTCTTCCACTGGCTGCTGTCGGGAAGCCGCGTCGTGGAATTCACGAATGCAACGACGTCGCAAATGTATCATCCGACCAATCAGAACTGGTCGCTCGATATGCTTCGAAAGCTCGGCCTGCCGACTCACATGTTGCCGGAAGTGGTCAGCCCCGGGACGAAGCTGGGGCGGTTGCGTGAGGATGTTGCGCGACGATCCGGACTGTCCCGCCTCGAGGTTGTCGCACCCGCAACGCATGATACCGGGGCCGCGATCGCGGCGGTTCCCACAGAGCGAACCGGTTCGGCGAACTGGGCCTACATCAGTTCGGGAACCTGGTCGCTGATGGGACTGGAATTGCCTCATGCGGTCCTCACGCCGCGGGCACTGGAACTGAATGTGACCAATGAAGGGGGTATCGATGGAACGTACCGGCTGCTGAAGAACATCATGGGGCTGTGGCTGGTGCAGGAGTGTCGCAAGTCATTCGAGCGTAACGGGTCCCCTTACGACTATGGCTTGCTGGCGCAAGTGGCGAGCGATGCACGACCTTTCCGCGCGTTCGTTGACCCTGATTCATCCGCCTTCCTGGCTCCGCATGATATGCCCGAGGCGATTCGGGACTGGTGTCGAAAGACGTATCAGGAGATTCCCGACACGGACGGGGGCCTGATCCGCTGTGCTCTCGAGAGTCTGGCTCTGAAGTACCGCCTGGTCTTGAGCTGGCTGGAAGAACTTTCCGGCGAACGGGTCGAGGTCATTCATATCGTCGGTGGGGGAACGCAGAACGATCTGCTCAATCAATTCACGGCGAATGCGACGGGACGCCCTGTGATTACGGGGCCTGTCGAAGCAACGGCCCTGGGGAACGTCCTCATGCAGGCTCGTACCAGCGGTTCGGTGGGGTCGCTGTCTCAGATCCGCGATATCGTCCGGGCCTCGTCAAGCATGCAGCGTTACGAGCCAGAGCATACGGCTCAGTGGGATGAAGCCTACAAGCGCTTTACCGAATTGCTTTCGCGACGCATCCCCTGA
- a CDS encoding HEAT repeat domain-containing protein, translating to MSLKSGQKFYRISLCAVVLLLWSLGTSAAADKQKIQQAISKAQAYLLQGRFSGGSGSIAAMAYIKSGGDKKSPKLQPIIDEILRKAPVDSRYRPTSNHNYEASVDLMLLEAIDPEGYRIQIQMIVDYLLQSQQPNGAWFYDRQIEADCGDTSITQYAIMALWAASRMGIDVPTEVWEKAARWHIDRQRDDGGFVYHPFDRKLYHDPEHHRTTDTMTTAGTSSLLIIRRMLFDDFELDPEVRPPDATKRFGVLERFVDGSPPTPKGVVKRAPTMKPASIDNSLKESIRWMGAHFGEKNSNHERWFAYHLYSIERVAALMDVAKFGSHDWYDEGADELLKRQAADGSWTDHCGAQAATAMGLMFLSKATTTIVAPRKKTVTVGGGLQAGGRGLPDQLDAVTMNAGVVSARKIAGPVDQLLIELEKSSDAKVEDVQAAIVETVQLSNPEELIGQTERLLKLTSDPRVEVRRTVLWALGRSGNFSAAKQLIAALTDPEPTVVREASLALCVLTRRFDGCGTAVDPLDDDQMGLKEDSSEQERKAALDAWKAETSRRWTEWYEKNRPYDERDDRKYLKKNNR from the coding sequence ATGTCGCTGAAATCGGGCCAGAAGTTTTATCGAATCAGCCTCTGTGCGGTGGTCCTCCTGTTATGGTCGCTGGGGACGTCTGCGGCCGCCGACAAACAGAAAATCCAGCAAGCGATCTCCAAAGCGCAGGCCTATCTGCTGCAGGGCCGCTTCTCCGGCGGAAGTGGTTCGATCGCCGCGATGGCGTACATCAAATCCGGCGGCGATAAGAAATCCCCGAAGCTCCAGCCGATCATCGACGAGATTCTACGGAAGGCCCCCGTCGACAGCCGCTACCGCCCGACGTCTAACCATAACTATGAAGCGAGCGTTGACCTGATGCTGCTGGAGGCCATTGACCCTGAGGGCTACCGGATCCAGATTCAAATGATTGTGGACTATCTGCTGCAGTCGCAGCAGCCCAACGGGGCCTGGTTCTATGACCGACAGATCGAAGCGGATTGCGGTGACACCAGCATCACTCAATATGCCATCATGGCTCTCTGGGCCGCGTCGCGCATGGGAATCGACGTTCCCACGGAAGTCTGGGAAAAGGCCGCTCGCTGGCACATTGACCGACAGCGGGATGACGGAGGATTCGTCTATCACCCGTTCGATCGCAAGCTTTACCACGACCCCGAGCATCATCGGACGACCGATACGATGACCACAGCCGGAACGAGCAGCCTGCTGATCATCCGCCGAATGCTCTTCGACGATTTCGAACTCGACCCGGAAGTTCGTCCCCCCGACGCAACGAAACGGTTCGGCGTGCTTGAGCGATTCGTCGACGGCTCCCCACCAACGCCGAAAGGAGTGGTCAAGCGTGCTCCGACCATGAAGCCTGCCTCCATCGATAACAGCCTGAAAGAAAGCATTCGCTGGATGGGGGCTCACTTTGGAGAAAAGAACAGCAATCACGAACGATGGTTCGCTTACCACCTCTATTCCATCGAACGCGTCGCCGCACTGATGGACGTTGCCAAGTTCGGCAGCCACGACTGGTACGATGAGGGTGCCGACGAACTACTCAAGCGTCAGGCCGCCGACGGTAGCTGGACCGACCACTGTGGAGCCCAGGCGGCAACGGCGATGGGGTTGATGTTTCTTTCCAAGGCGACCACGACCATCGTGGCTCCGCGCAAGAAAACCGTGACAGTTGGTGGCGGGTTGCAGGCGGGGGGACGGGGCCTGCCCGATCAACTCGACGCAGTCACCATGAATGCCGGTGTCGTTTCCGCCCGAAAGATCGCCGGACCCGTCGACCAGCTACTGATCGAACTGGAAAAATCGTCGGACGCCAAAGTGGAAGATGTGCAAGCGGCGATTGTTGAGACAGTGCAGCTTTCCAACCCGGAAGAGTTAATCGGCCAGACCGAGCGACTGCTGAAGCTGACCTCTGACCCTCGTGTCGAAGTCCGAAGAACGGTCCTGTGGGCACTCGGACGATCGGGAAACTTCTCGGCCGCCAAACAACTCATCGCGGCCCTGACAGACCCGGAACCGACCGTGGTCCGCGAAGCCAGTCTCGCGCTGTGCGTTCTCACCCGCAGATTCGATGGGTGTGGCACAGCGGTCGATCCCTTAGACGACGATCAGATGGGGCTGAAAGAGGATTCCTCAGAACAGGAACGTAAGGCCGCGCTTGACGCCTGGAAGGCGGAAACATCACGGCGATGGACGGAGTGGTATGAAAAAAATCGACCGTACGACGAACGGGACGACCGCAAATATTTGAAGAAGAACAATCGATGA
- the ribE gene encoding 6,7-dimethyl-8-ribityllumazine synthase — MPSVLEGNLLAAPVRVAIVVSRFNDLVTDRLLSGALDTFRRHGLSDDQITVVRVPGSFEIPLPAKRLAESGQFAAVVCLGAVIQGETTHHEYINHPMASAIMQASLSSGVPVTFGVLTCQSMEQALDRAGGKAGNKGIEASLAAIEMMNLLSQMKSQGL, encoded by the coding sequence ATGCCGTCTGTTCTGGAAGGAAATCTGCTTGCGGCTCCCGTCCGCGTGGCAATCGTTGTTTCTCGTTTCAACGATCTGGTAACAGATCGTCTGTTGTCGGGTGCACTCGATACGTTTCGAAGGCACGGTCTGTCGGATGACCAGATTACGGTGGTCCGGGTCCCGGGTTCATTTGAAATTCCGTTGCCCGCAAAGCGGCTGGCAGAAAGTGGTCAGTTTGCGGCGGTCGTCTGCCTGGGGGCCGTCATCCAGGGGGAAACGACTCACCACGAATACATTAACCACCCGATGGCGTCGGCCATCATGCAGGCCTCGCTGTCGAGCGGGGTCCCCGTTACGTTTGGCGTTCTGACCTGCCAGTCGATGGAACAAGCGCTGGATCGGGCGGGCGGTAAGGCGGGCAACAAGGGGATTGAAGCCTCGCTCGCCGCGATCGAAATGATGAACTTGCTGTCACAGATGAAATCGCAGGGGTTGTAG
- a CDS encoding M20 family metallopeptidase gives MSAPLTILKDLVSIPSVNPMGRDVSGPEYFETRVTEYLLQYLKRLDVPFEQVEIAPGRSNVLARLDSPGATKTVLLDAHQDTVPVDGMTIPPFEPVEQNGRLYGRGSCDVKGGMAAMLAAFTRLAKERPAGMSNVVLSLTCDEEATSIGINHLTDSWSEPVPPYRLCPTRPDAAIVAEPTQLDIVVAHRGATRWKLHTAGRACHSSRPEEGINAIYRMAKVVLALEEFAAKLPTQRPAHPLCGPATLSVGRIDGGSSVNIVPDHCHIEVDRRLIPGEDRFGVIDELADYLRSKLDFEVTHEAPYCASPSLGDDLNGALSEQLMRVITSVVGPRKAVGVPYGTHASRFAREGIAAVVFGPGDIAQAHTKDEWIEIAQLDHAAEIYYRFCAGG, from the coding sequence ATGTCGGCTCCCTTAACGATTCTCAAAGATCTGGTTTCCATCCCCAGCGTCAACCCGATGGGACGCGACGTGAGTGGTCCAGAGTATTTCGAGACGCGTGTGACAGAGTATCTGTTGCAGTATTTGAAGCGACTTGACGTTCCGTTCGAGCAGGTCGAGATCGCTCCTGGACGGTCGAATGTGCTGGCCCGGCTGGATTCTCCCGGGGCCACGAAAACTGTTCTGCTGGACGCCCATCAGGACACCGTCCCTGTCGATGGAATGACGATCCCCCCGTTCGAGCCAGTGGAACAAAACGGCCGGCTGTACGGTCGCGGTTCCTGCGATGTGAAGGGGGGAATGGCCGCCATGCTGGCCGCCTTCACCCGCCTGGCGAAGGAACGGCCTGCCGGAATGTCGAATGTGGTTCTCTCGCTGACGTGTGACGAAGAGGCGACAAGTATCGGGATCAACCATCTGACCGATAGCTGGTCGGAACCGGTCCCCCCCTATCGGCTGTGCCCGACGCGGCCTGACGCAGCGATCGTCGCGGAACCAACGCAACTGGATATCGTCGTCGCCCATCGCGGCGCGACACGCTGGAAATTGCACACCGCCGGCCGAGCCTGTCATAGTTCGCGACCCGAGGAAGGAATCAATGCGATTTACCGGATGGCCAAGGTCGTGCTGGCCCTGGAGGAATTCGCCGCCAAACTTCCCACACAACGTCCTGCACACCCCCTGTGCGGTCCCGCGACACTGAGTGTAGGCCGAATCGACGGCGGAAGCAGCGTGAACATTGTCCCGGATCACTGTCATATCGAAGTCGACCGACGGTTGATTCCCGGTGAAGATCGCTTCGGGGTGATTGATGAACTGGCCGATTACCTCCGGTCCAAACTCGATTTTGAAGTGACGCATGAAGCTCCCTACTGCGCGAGTCCATCGCTGGGGGATGATCTGAATGGAGCCCTGTCCGAGCAGTTGATGCGGGTCATCACGAGTGTGGTTGGCCCCCGTAAGGCGGTCGGCGTCCCTTATGGAACACATGCCTCGCGATTCGCGCGGGAAGGGATCGCCGCCGTCGTCTTCGGCCCCGGTGACATCGCGCAGGCGCACACCAAGGACGAATGGATCGAGATCGCCCAACTCGATCACGCCGCCGAGATCTACTACCGGTTCTGTGCGGGCGGCTGA
- a CDS encoding thermonuclease family protein translates to MHRLIILSFVSLSCGLVAAETTSPEEIKGSVTRVIDGDTFFIRDGKTLTSVRLAGIDAPERGQPFATQAHNALKEILARKDLVIRKVGSDPRDKKILVTVETDGTSVNAEMVQEGWAWCVEEGTPDTKLKELQKDAQDAHRGLWADESPVEPWTYRAQKKEELAAAVPAQNKAPKAKSKPKKKPVEPQPENESEGFESDISE, encoded by the coding sequence ATGCACCGCTTGATCATCCTGAGTTTCGTGAGTCTCTCGTGTGGACTGGTTGCCGCTGAGACGACATCGCCGGAAGAAATCAAAGGAAGTGTCACCCGGGTGATCGATGGAGACACGTTTTTCATTCGGGATGGTAAGACGCTGACCAGTGTGCGACTGGCAGGAATCGACGCTCCGGAACGTGGCCAACCTTTCGCGACGCAAGCGCACAATGCGTTGAAGGAAATTCTGGCTCGCAAAGATCTCGTCATCAGGAAGGTGGGAAGCGATCCCCGCGACAAGAAAATCCTGGTGACGGTAGAAACCGACGGAACGAGCGTCAATGCGGAAATGGTGCAGGAAGGCTGGGCCTGGTGTGTGGAGGAGGGGACTCCTGACACGAAACTGAAAGAGCTGCAAAAGGACGCTCAAGACGCCCATCGAGGCTTATGGGCTGATGAATCCCCCGTTGAACCATGGACCTACCGGGCCCAGAAAAAAGAGGAACTCGCTGCTGCCGTGCCCGCTCAGAATAAGGCCCCGAAAGCAAAATCCAAACCAAAAAAGAAGCCCGTCGAGCCACAGCCTGAGAATGAATCTGAGGGGTTTGAAAGCGATATCAGCGAATAA
- a CDS encoding heavy metal translocating P-type ATPase, with amino-acid sequence MPSFDLPSLSIIQDEPPESFEIDPICGMKVDPKTAIWCDRDGQRWYFCAEYCRTKFLNPPTAPQGPPPPGTKYFCPMCPEVTSDHPASCPICGMPLEPDLTTGNGAGDDAGQQDLWRRFIVALICTVPLFILAMGPMVGIPLDRMISPSTSGIVQLVLTLPVVTWCGWPFWIIGAKSLSTRQWNMFTLILLGVGAAFGFSLGMLLTGGDHHHGYYFESAAVITTLVLLGQILEGSARRRTGEAIRELMELVPPTAHVIRDGMELDLPLAEVSIHDLLRVRPGERVPVDGKIVPPNTENAHQAIPAPSAAAVSPVAAEAVLTTIDESMLTGEPTPAAKRLGDTVVGGTMNQTGSFLMQAERVGRSTVLSQIVDMVAKAQRSRAPVQSVVDRVAGWFVPTVVVVALLTFAGWLVLGPAPRWNHALTNAVAVLIIACPCALGLATPMAITVGMGRGAREGILFRDAESLETMSRIHRLYIDKTGTLTEGRPSVAALYPAPGISNDELLTLAASVEQYSEHPVAHAIMQAAEHANLKPLPVTEFQTNPGSGVSGVVDGKTIEVGSTGISAPRRTAMMTSQVTADGKVLGEIDFTDAVRQSARQGIDDLRSRNVDTHILTGDHPDVAAMIADGLGIPRSGTFANLKPHEKLSLIEQARKEGLCVAMAGDGINDAPALAAANVGVSLGTGTDIAKQSASVILVNPDLRGIAKAVELGRHVSANIRQNLIFAFAYNALGIPVAAGVLYPLWGITLNPMFAAAAMSLSSFSVIVNALRLRSVRLDSPGSDHSASRH; translated from the coding sequence ATGCCCTCATTTGATCTCCCCTCGCTCTCGATCATCCAAGATGAGCCGCCAGAATCCTTTGAGATCGATCCGATCTGTGGAATGAAGGTCGATCCCAAGACGGCGATCTGGTGCGACCGGGATGGCCAGCGATGGTACTTCTGTGCCGAGTACTGCCGAACAAAGTTTCTCAACCCCCCAACAGCACCGCAGGGGCCCCCTCCCCCGGGAACAAAATACTTCTGTCCGATGTGCCCCGAGGTGACGAGTGACCATCCCGCAAGTTGCCCCATCTGCGGCATGCCACTGGAACCTGATCTCACGACAGGAAACGGAGCGGGCGATGACGCCGGGCAGCAAGACCTGTGGCGTCGATTTATCGTCGCGCTCATTTGCACTGTCCCACTCTTTATCCTCGCGATGGGCCCCATGGTGGGCATCCCACTGGATCGGATGATCTCTCCATCCACGTCGGGAATCGTACAACTGGTACTGACACTCCCTGTCGTGACCTGGTGCGGCTGGCCCTTCTGGATCATCGGTGCCAAGTCCCTTTCTACACGCCAGTGGAACATGTTCACCCTGATCCTGCTGGGAGTCGGCGCCGCCTTCGGCTTCAGTCTGGGAATGCTGCTCACCGGAGGTGACCATCATCACGGCTACTATTTCGAATCGGCGGCGGTGATCACGACCCTGGTCCTGCTTGGCCAGATCCTCGAAGGAAGTGCCCGGCGACGCACGGGAGAAGCCATCCGGGAACTGATGGAACTGGTTCCGCCGACTGCACACGTCATTCGCGACGGAATGGAATTGGACCTTCCCCTTGCCGAAGTCAGTATCCACGACCTGTTGAGAGTTCGGCCCGGAGAACGAGTCCCCGTTGACGGAAAGATTGTCCCGCCCAACACAGAAAACGCCCATCAAGCCATACCTGCCCCCTCAGCGGCGGCGGTCTCACCCGTTGCTGCAGAGGCGGTTCTCACAACCATCGATGAGTCAATGCTCACTGGGGAACCGACTCCGGCAGCAAAGCGGTTGGGCGATACCGTGGTCGGGGGGACGATGAACCAGACGGGTTCATTCCTGATGCAAGCCGAACGGGTCGGTCGATCCACGGTTCTCTCTCAAATCGTCGACATGGTGGCGAAAGCGCAGCGAAGCCGAGCTCCTGTGCAAAGCGTGGTTGACCGGGTCGCAGGCTGGTTTGTCCCGACCGTCGTCGTCGTCGCGCTGCTGACCTTCGCTGGATGGTTAGTTCTCGGCCCCGCACCGCGGTGGAACCACGCATTGACGAACGCCGTTGCCGTGCTGATCATCGCCTGCCCCTGTGCGCTGGGACTTGCCACCCCCATGGCAATTACCGTCGGAATGGGACGCGGGGCACGCGAAGGAATCCTGTTTCGAGACGCCGAATCGCTGGAGACGATGTCACGCATCCACCGCTTGTACATCGACAAAACCGGAACGTTGACGGAAGGCCGCCCCTCGGTCGCCGCTCTTTATCCGGCCCCCGGGATCTCAAACGACGAACTGTTGACCTTGGCCGCCTCGGTCGAGCAGTACAGTGAGCATCCCGTCGCTCATGCCATCATGCAGGCGGCAGAGCACGCCAATCTGAAACCGCTCCCGGTGACGGAGTTCCAGACGAACCCCGGATCCGGCGTCAGCGGAGTGGTCGACGGCAAGACAATTGAGGTTGGATCGACAGGAATTTCCGCGCCTCGACGTACGGCCATGATGACTTCACAAGTGACTGCTGACGGAAAAGTCCTGGGCGAAATCGACTTTACGGACGCGGTTCGACAGTCGGCACGGCAGGGGATTGACGATCTGCGTTCCCGCAACGTCGACACTCACATCCTGACAGGTGACCATCCCGATGTCGCGGCGATGATCGCGGACGGATTGGGAATTCCCCGATCCGGAACATTCGCCAACCTCAAGCCGCACGAAAAGCTATCGCTGATCGAACAAGCCAGAAAAGAGGGGCTTTGTGTCGCGATGGCGGGGGACGGAATCAACGATGCCCCTGCACTGGCTGCCGCCAATGTCGGCGTCTCGCTAGGTACAGGAACCGATATCGCCAAACAATCCGCCAGTGTGATCCTCGTCAATCCCGACCTGCGAGGAATCGCGAAAGCCGTTGAGCTGGGACGCCACGTCTCGGCCAACATCCGGCAGAACCTGATCTTTGCGTTTGCCTACAATGCTCTGGGAATCCCGGTCGCTGCGGGAGTGCTTTACCCCCTCTGGGGAATCACATTGAATCCCATGTTCGCAGCGGCGGCGATGAGCCTCAGTTCCTTCTCGGTGATTGTCAACGCGCTGCGGCTACGAAGCGTTCGCCTTGATTCCCCGGGAAGCGACCACTCCGCTTCCCGCCACTAA